The Acidobacteriota bacterium genome contains a region encoding:
- a CDS encoding UPF0182 family protein, producing the protein MKRESRIQLTILFVVLLVAVVWPSLADYYTDWLWFGETGYQQVFATSIVTRLGLGAVVGAVTFVLLFGSFRLALRYFDQPYLVLGVSPADGTPVVLQRRGVARLIGGVSVLGAVGAGMVGSAQWMTWLNYRHATWFGDRDPIFGQDTGFYVFQLPWLEFVRGVLLVVMVAALAGSVLIALLPGRVAGGNGPMAPLRVARRHLSLLAAAVLLLLGAGAYLDAFGLVLSRHDIIVGANYADVTARLPALRILGVVSIVGAVMVAAHAFARQSWLLPAGFGLYALTWIGGAVFATGVQRLVVTPNEQVKETPYLAYNIAATRKAFALDSVEERQVSGDALLTKKDIAANQATIGNVRLWDRQPLLDTFGQIQEIRTYYDFGSIDIDRYIVNGQYRQVMLSARELNVENLPSRSWIAEHLTFTHGYGLTLGPVNEVTQEGLPVLFIKNIPPESSINFNVNEPSIYFGEFSNDYVFVGTHAREFHYPRGDEPFYKSYDGRGGVSVGSLARKMFFASRFKSFKILLSEDLTSESRILFHRNIMERATTIAPFLSFDRDPYLVIADGRLFWILDGYTTTDHYPYAARTESGINYIRNSVKVVIDAYNGTTTFYLAEPNDPVIMTISRIFPGLLRPFHEMPAELRRHVRYPEGIFAIQSAMFATYHMTHPAVFYNKEDQWEVPAIESTGTATAPMEPYYTIMRLPGERDEEFIQMLAFTPRRKDNLAAWMVARSDGEHYGKLFVFQFPKQKLVYGPRTIAARINQDQTISPQITLWNQQGSEVIQGTLLVIPIEDALMYIRPLYLRSAGGKIPELKRVIVAYQNQIAMEETLELALDKIFRRGVVIKLPDAEPEAAATAVPDATAETPIDGLAGLAQQHYERALQAQREGNWALYGDEIKQVGTLLEQMAKKQGPTAATPPPVKAPKR; encoded by the coding sequence GTGAAACGCGAGAGCCGCATTCAACTGACAATCCTGTTTGTGGTCCTGCTGGTGGCGGTTGTCTGGCCGTCGCTGGCGGACTACTACACCGACTGGCTGTGGTTTGGCGAAACCGGATACCAGCAGGTCTTCGCCACGAGCATCGTCACGCGCCTGGGCCTCGGCGCGGTGGTTGGTGCTGTCACGTTCGTGCTGCTGTTTGGCAGCTTCCGCCTCGCGCTGCGGTATTTCGATCAGCCCTATCTGGTGCTGGGGGTCTCACCCGCCGATGGCACACCCGTCGTGCTTCAACGACGCGGCGTTGCGCGGCTGATTGGCGGCGTTTCAGTGCTTGGCGCCGTCGGCGCCGGCATGGTCGGATCCGCCCAGTGGATGACGTGGCTGAACTACCGGCATGCGACCTGGTTTGGTGATCGGGATCCGATTTTCGGTCAGGACACCGGGTTCTACGTGTTCCAGTTGCCCTGGCTCGAGTTTGTCCGCGGCGTGCTGCTCGTGGTGATGGTGGCGGCGCTGGCCGGTTCGGTGCTGATCGCGCTGCTCCCCGGACGTGTGGCCGGCGGCAACGGACCGATGGCGCCGCTGCGCGTCGCACGCCGGCACCTGTCGCTGCTGGCGGCGGCGGTGTTGCTGCTGCTCGGCGCGGGCGCCTACCTCGACGCGTTCGGTTTGGTGCTCTCCCGTCACGACATCATTGTCGGCGCCAACTACGCCGATGTGACTGCCCGCCTGCCCGCGCTGCGCATCCTGGGTGTCGTGTCGATAGTCGGGGCGGTGATGGTGGCGGCGCACGCGTTCGCCCGCCAGTCGTGGCTGCTGCCGGCCGGCTTTGGCCTCTACGCCCTCACGTGGATCGGGGGCGCCGTATTTGCGACCGGCGTCCAGCGCCTCGTCGTCACGCCCAACGAACAGGTCAAGGAGACGCCCTACCTGGCGTACAACATCGCCGCGACGCGGAAGGCGTTTGCGCTCGACTCGGTCGAAGAGCGGCAGGTGTCTGGCGACGCGCTGCTGACCAAGAAGGACATCGCCGCCAATCAGGCGACCATCGGCAACGTGCGCCTCTGGGATCGGCAGCCGCTGCTCGACACGTTCGGGCAGATTCAGGAGATCCGCACGTACTACGACTTCGGCTCGATTGACATCGATCGCTACATCGTCAACGGGCAATACCGGCAGGTGATGCTGTCGGCGAGGGAGCTGAACGTCGAGAATCTCCCGTCGCGCTCGTGGATTGCCGAACACCTCACCTTCACGCACGGCTACGGACTGACGCTGGGCCCGGTCAATGAGGTGACGCAGGAAGGCCTCCCGGTCCTGTTCATCAAGAACATCCCGCCGGAATCGTCCATCAACTTCAACGTCAACGAACCGTCGATCTACTTCGGCGAGTTCTCGAACGACTACGTGTTTGTCGGCACGCACGCGCGCGAATTCCACTATCCGCGCGGCGACGAACCGTTCTACAAGAGCTACGACGGGCGCGGCGGCGTGTCGGTCGGATCGCTGGCCCGGAAGATGTTCTTCGCCAGCCGGTTCAAATCGTTCAAGATCCTGCTGAGCGAGGATCTCACGTCCGAGAGCCGCATCCTGTTCCATCGCAACATCATGGAGCGGGCGACGACGATTGCCCCGTTCCTGTCGTTCGACCGCGACCCCTACCTCGTCATTGCGGATGGCCGCCTCTTCTGGATACTCGACGGCTATACGACCACCGATCACTATCCGTATGCGGCGCGCACGGAATCCGGCATCAACTACATCCGCAACTCGGTCAAGGTGGTGATTGATGCGTACAACGGCACGACCACTTTCTATCTGGCCGAGCCGAACGATCCGGTGATCATGACCATCAGCCGGATCTTTCCCGGTCTGTTGCGTCCCTTCCACGAGATGCCGGCGGAGCTGCGGCGGCACGTCCGCTACCCGGAGGGCATCTTCGCGATTCAAAGCGCGATGTTCGCGACGTACCACATGACGCACCCGGCGGTCTTCTACAACAAGGAAGATCAGTGGGAGGTCCCGGCCATCGAGTCGACCGGCACGGCGACCGCGCCCATGGAGCCGTACTACACGATCATGCGGCTGCCGGGCGAACGGGACGAAGAGTTTATCCAGATGCTCGCCTTCACGCCGCGCCGGAAGGACAATCTGGCGGCCTGGATGGTCGCACGCAGTGACGGCGAGCATTACGGCAAGCTGTTCGTGTTCCAGTTTCCGAAGCAGAAGCTCGTGTACGGGCCGCGGACCATCGCGGCGCGCATCAATCAGGACCAGACCATCTCGCCGCAGATCACGTTATGGAACCAGCAAGGATCGGAAGTGATCCAGGGCACGCTGCTGGTGATCCCGATCGAGGACGCGCTGATGTACATCCGGCCGTTATATCTCCGATCGGCCGGCGGCAAGATCCCAGAGCTCAAACGGGTGATCGTCGCGTACCAGAATCAGATCGCCATGGAGGAGACGCTCGAGCTGGCGCTCGACAAGATCTTCCGGCGCGGAGTGGTCATCAAGTTGCCGGACGCCGAACCGGAGGCCGCAGCGACGGCCGTGCCCGACGCCACGGCCGAGACGCCGATCGACGGGCTGGCCGGCCTGGCGCAGCAGCACTACGAGCGCGCGCTGCAGGCCCAGCGCGAGGGCAACTGGGCGCTCTACGGCGACGAGATCAAGCAGGTGGGGACGCTGCTGGAGCAGATGGCGAAGAAGCAGGGGCCAACCGCCGCGACGCCACCGCCCGTGAAAGCACCGAAGCGGTAG
- a CDS encoding RDD family protein, with product MTETFRRVGFWPRFAATAIDYGIIAGLCAILGASVGGLLNAPAGDDAGWASALAGDPFVGALAGIIVGFALVGALYMSLEAWTAATLGKVVLGLVVVGDDGRPAPAGVRAGRYVVKNCHLLLGAAAGLSGVWFVGALVPLATLVVVAGSTVIFTDEHRALHDVVARTAVVRRPARALNL from the coding sequence ATGACTGAGACGTTCCGACGCGTGGGTTTCTGGCCGCGATTTGCGGCGACGGCCATCGACTACGGCATCATCGCCGGGCTCTGCGCAATCCTGGGCGCCAGCGTCGGCGGGCTGCTCAACGCACCGGCCGGAGACGACGCGGGCTGGGCGAGTGCTCTGGCCGGCGACCCGTTTGTGGGGGCTCTGGCCGGCATCATCGTCGGCTTTGCCTTGGTCGGCGCCCTCTACATGTCGCTCGAAGCGTGGACAGCTGCGACGCTCGGCAAGGTCGTGCTGGGCCTGGTCGTGGTCGGCGACGACGGGCGGCCGGCCCCGGCCGGCGTGCGGGCGGGGCGCTACGTGGTGAAGAACTGCCACCTGCTGCTGGGGGCTGCGGCCGGCCTGTCGGGCGTGTGGTTTGTCGGTGCGCTGGTGCCGCTGGCGACACTGGTGGTCGTGGCCGGCAGCACGGTGATCTTCACCGATGAGCACCGCGCGCTGCACGACGTCGTCGCGCGGACGGCGGTCGTTCGCCGGCCGGCTCGCGCACTCAATCTTTGA
- a CDS encoding aminotransferase class I/II-fold pyridoxal phosphate-dependent enzyme, whose translation MAHSDSKHLKTDSKLIHAGAHHDAFGSATVPIYQTSTFSFDNAQNGADRFAGQAEGFIYTRLGNPTIAALERQVAELEGGFGAVATSSGMGAVSSVYMALLDKGAHMVGTAGVYGPSRMLAEQHLSRFGVESTWVDSTNLDNVRLAMRLNTKIVYVESPSNPGMGVTDLAGAAAIAHEGGAVLVVDNTFASPYLQNPIEFGADVVLHSVTKFLNGHADVVGGVIVSATEALHRQIRSMMIILGCNMDPHQAYLVIRGIKTLGVRVERAQANAMKIARWLESHPKVEWVRYVGLPSHPQHELAARQMKGFGAMISFEVRGGLEGGRTVMDAVKLATLAVSLGGVETLIEHPALMTHASVPREHRLEAGLTDGLIRYSVGIEDADDLIADLAQALDQIKD comes from the coding sequence ATGGCTCATTCCGATTCGAAGCATCTCAAGACCGACAGCAAGCTGATTCACGCAGGCGCCCATCACGACGCGTTTGGCAGCGCCACGGTTCCGATCTACCAGACGTCCACCTTCTCGTTCGACAACGCGCAGAACGGCGCGGATCGGTTCGCGGGCCAGGCCGAAGGCTTCATCTACACGCGTCTCGGCAATCCGACGATCGCGGCGCTGGAGCGGCAGGTGGCCGAGTTGGAAGGCGGATTCGGAGCGGTCGCCACAAGTTCTGGCATGGGCGCGGTGTCGTCGGTGTACATGGCGCTGCTCGACAAGGGTGCGCACATGGTGGGCACGGCCGGGGTCTACGGCCCGTCGAGAATGCTCGCGGAACAGCACCTCTCGCGGTTTGGCGTCGAATCGACGTGGGTGGATTCGACCAACCTCGACAACGTCCGCCTCGCCATGCGGCTCAACACGAAGATCGTCTATGTCGAGAGTCCGTCGAATCCGGGCATGGGTGTCACCGATCTGGCCGGCGCCGCGGCCATCGCGCACGAGGGCGGCGCGGTGCTCGTCGTCGACAACACGTTCGCCAGCCCTTACCTGCAGAATCCGATCGAGTTTGGCGCCGACGTGGTCCTGCACTCGGTGACGAAGTTTCTCAACGGTCACGCCGACGTGGTCGGCGGCGTCATCGTCTCGGCGACCGAAGCGCTGCACCGCCAGATTCGGTCGATGATGATCATCCTCGGCTGCAATATGGATCCGCACCAGGCGTACCTGGTGATCCGGGGCATCAAGACGCTGGGCGTCCGAGTGGAGCGCGCGCAGGCCAATGCGATGAAGATCGCGCGCTGGCTCGAGTCGCATCCGAAGGTGGAGTGGGTCCGGTACGTCGGTCTGCCGTCGCACCCGCAGCACGAGCTGGCGGCGCGCCAGATGAAGGGCTTCGGCGCGATGATCAGCTTCGAAGTCAGAGGCGGGCTCGAAGGCGGCCGCACGGTGATGGACGCCGTGAAACTGGCGACGCTGGCCGTCTCGCTCGGTGGCGTCGAGACGCTGATCGAACACCCCGCGTTGATGACCCACGCGAGCGTGCCGCGCGAGCATCGGCTGGAAGCGGGACTGACTGATGGGCTGATTCGCTATTCGGTCGGCATCGAGGACGCCGACGATCTGATTGCAGATCTGGCGCAGGCGCTGGACCAGATCAAAGATTGA
- the amrB gene encoding AmmeMemoRadiSam system protein B gives MRIGWLLLAGLPLMACATAVGPSVSPISPSTVAGAFYPADPARLRAAIDGYLGDAVASRSSDPVAIVVPHAGFVFSGPIAADGYRQLAGRTFDTVVILGANHTGRGDQRMAVYDGPDLLTPLGSAVVDRALAAAIVNEGIDAVFDSSAHEGEHSIAVQIPFVQTVLPHAKIVPIVVGPSDAATCARFGRALAKTLEGRRTVLVASSDLSHYPAQPDAVVVDAHTLEAVASLDPNRLGRAFARTDDVRAGNLATRACGEGAIRVVMEAARSLGATRGTVVSYANSGDTVLGEPGRVVGYGAVVFSRGEERGSDVEALARAVPDATRALDAADRRLLLRLARETISRYLASDTVPLPRGGSSRLLRESGVFVTLKKHGELRGCIGRLQAQGTLVRLVSAMAFESAFRDPRFEPVRAGELGEIDIEVSVLTPPRQVAGPGAIAVGRDGVILRLGDRSAVFLPQVATEQKWNREQLLDNLALKAGLPTDAWRGKTAQLLTFQADVFSEATLR, from the coding sequence ATGCGAATCGGTTGGTTGTTGCTGGCCGGGCTTCCGTTGATGGCGTGCGCGACCGCCGTTGGCCCATCCGTGTCGCCGATTTCGCCGTCGACCGTCGCGGGGGCGTTCTATCCAGCCGACCCCGCCAGACTTCGAGCGGCGATCGATGGCTATCTGGGAGACGCCGTCGCGTCGCGTTCCAGCGATCCTGTCGCCATCGTTGTGCCGCATGCCGGTTTCGTCTTCTCAGGCCCGATTGCCGCAGATGGCTATCGTCAACTCGCGGGCCGGACCTTCGACACGGTCGTCATACTGGGCGCCAATCACACCGGCAGAGGTGACCAGCGCATGGCGGTGTACGACGGACCGGATCTGCTGACTCCGCTGGGGAGCGCCGTCGTCGATCGCGCGCTGGCGGCGGCCATCGTGAACGAGGGCATCGACGCGGTCTTCGATTCGTCGGCTCACGAAGGCGAGCATTCGATCGCGGTCCAGATTCCGTTTGTGCAGACGGTGCTGCCGCACGCGAAGATCGTGCCGATCGTGGTCGGGCCGTCCGACGCCGCAACGTGCGCGCGGTTTGGCCGCGCTCTCGCGAAGACGCTGGAGGGCCGGCGCACGGTGCTCGTCGCCAGTTCGGATCTCTCCCACTATCCGGCTCAGCCAGATGCCGTTGTGGTTGACGCACATACCCTCGAGGCGGTGGCGAGCCTCGACCCGAACCGGCTCGGACGGGCGTTCGCCCGCACCGATGACGTGCGCGCGGGGAATCTGGCAACGCGGGCATGCGGCGAAGGAGCCATCCGCGTCGTGATGGAAGCCGCGCGATCGCTCGGCGCCACCCGCGGGACGGTGGTGAGTTATGCCAACTCAGGCGACACGGTGTTGGGAGAGCCTGGCCGCGTCGTCGGCTACGGCGCCGTCGTGTTCAGCCGGGGGGAAGAACGCGGCAGCGACGTTGAGGCGCTCGCGCGCGCTGTCCCCGATGCCACGCGCGCGCTGGACGCGGCCGACAGGCGTCTGCTGCTTCGGCTGGCGCGAGAGACCATCAGCCGGTATCTCGCCAGCGACACCGTGCCGCTCCCGCGCGGCGGGTCATCGAGACTGCTGCGCGAATCCGGCGTGTTCGTCACGCTCAAGAAACACGGGGAATTGCGCGGGTGTATCGGGCGCCTGCAGGCACAGGGGACGCTGGTTCGCCTGGTCTCGGCGATGGCCTTCGAATCCGCCTTCAGGGATCCGCGGTTCGAGCCCGTTCGCGCGGGCGAACTCGGCGAGATCGACATCGAAGTGTCGGTGCTGACGCCGCCTCGCCAGGTCGCCGGTCCGGGCGCCATCGCTGTGGGGCGCGATGGTGTCATCCTGCGCCTCGGCGATCGCTCAGCCGTGTTTCTTCCCCAGGTGGCAACAGAGCAGAAGTGGAACCGGGAGCAACTGCTGGACAATCTCGCCCTGAAGGCGGGACTCCCCACCGACGCGTGGCGCGGCAAGACGGCGCAGTTGCTGACGTTCCAGGCGGACGTCTTCTCAGAGGCCACGCTGCGTTGA
- a CDS encoding bifunctional UDP-sugar hydrolase/5'-nucleotidase, protein MTRRSLVAALVLALSVPALSMAQTTASLTILHTNDTHGHLLPFSYPTVVAQGSEEARLKEKRNIGGIARRATLAAAIRADLARKKIPVWLIDAGDFSDGTPFSTEYHGEADVAAMNAAGYNFATIGNHEFNNPMAQTRKLVGLAKYPILMANAVDRATRKPIGQPWRIEKIGTVRVGLFGMVTREAAPYPAGKEGIDVLDEIATAKDVVKTLRSQADIVILISHCGEELDNRLAAEVPGLDVIVGGHSHSRLPVGEFVWHSDDLKVDDVNGTIIVQAFQWGGELGRLDLLFRRGANGSWSVDRYRERLLPITEAIAADPTVAAVVDKFWQPIAQRFGQVVGQAVADFSTRGDDEAPYNLVADAVREMVGAEFELENVGGVRAPLVSGPITRADLVTMDPFDNTVITFKATGRQIRDILSRYTPYVSGLRYRLVSGKLADVTINGQPLDDEKTYAGATNSYFAGVALKGITQENTGRNRLDVVTEYVKKKGSVEPAYDGRRVIIGSRR, encoded by the coding sequence GTGACCAGACGCTCGCTTGTTGCTGCTCTCGTCCTGGCGCTGTCGGTGCCTGCGCTCTCCATGGCCCAGACCACGGCGAGCCTCACCATCCTTCACACCAACGACACACACGGTCATCTGCTGCCTTTCAGCTACCCGACCGTCGTCGCCCAGGGGTCTGAGGAAGCCAGGTTGAAGGAGAAGCGGAACATCGGCGGCATCGCCAGGCGCGCGACGCTGGCGGCAGCGATTCGCGCCGATCTGGCCAGGAAGAAGATTCCCGTGTGGTTGATTGACGCCGGCGATTTCTCGGACGGCACGCCGTTCTCGACCGAGTACCACGGTGAAGCGGACGTGGCTGCCATGAACGCGGCTGGATACAACTTCGCGACCATCGGCAACCACGAATTCAACAACCCGATGGCCCAGACCAGGAAGCTGGTGGGTCTGGCGAAATATCCGATTCTGATGGCCAATGCGGTGGACCGGGCCACGCGCAAGCCCATCGGTCAGCCGTGGCGAATCGAGAAGATCGGCACCGTGCGTGTCGGGTTGTTCGGCATGGTGACGCGCGAGGCTGCGCCATATCCCGCCGGCAAAGAAGGCATCGACGTCCTGGACGAGATCGCCACCGCGAAGGATGTGGTGAAGACGCTCCGGAGCCAGGCCGATATCGTCATCCTCATCTCGCACTGCGGCGAGGAACTGGACAACAGGCTCGCGGCTGAGGTGCCCGGACTCGATGTGATCGTCGGCGGTCATTCGCATTCCCGCCTGCCCGTCGGCGAATTCGTCTGGCACTCCGACGATCTCAAGGTTGATGACGTCAACGGCACGATCATCGTTCAGGCCTTCCAGTGGGGCGGCGAACTGGGCCGCCTGGATCTGCTCTTCCGCCGGGGCGCGAACGGATCCTGGTCGGTCGATCGCTACCGTGAACGGCTGCTGCCAATCACCGAGGCCATCGCCGCGGATCCGACCGTCGCAGCGGTGGTGGACAAGTTCTGGCAGCCCATTGCGCAGCGGTTTGGCCAGGTGGTCGGACAGGCGGTGGCCGACTTCAGCACGCGCGGCGATGACGAGGCCCCCTACAACCTGGTGGCCGACGCGGTTCGCGAGATGGTGGGTGCGGAGTTCGAACTGGAGAACGTCGGGGGCGTGCGCGCACCGCTCGTGTCGGGACCGATTACGCGGGCCGATCTGGTGACGATGGATCCATTCGACAACACCGTGATCACGTTCAAGGCGACCGGGCGCCAGATCCGCGACATCCTCAGCCGCTACACGCCGTACGTGTCGGGCCTGCGATACCGTCTGGTCTCGGGCAAACTCGCCGATGTGACGATCAACGGTCAGCCGCTCGACGACGAGAAGACGTATGCGGGCGCGACCAACTCCTACTTCGCCGGCGTCGCGCTGAAGGGGATCACGCAGGAGAACACCGGCCGGAACAGGCTCGATGTCGTGACCGAGTACGTGAAGAAGAAGGGCTCGGTGGAACCAGCATACGACGGCCGGCGAGTGATTATCGGTTCGCGGCGGTAA
- a CDS encoding AEC family transporter, with product MQLLLTILADDILPIFLIAGVGFVLARRFRIDVRVLSRVTLNALAPCLVFNLIVTSHLSAGEFGRIVAFTLLLVASLGVVARVAAIPFRLDRPGLAAFLIVVMFSNAGNYGLSVVLFAFGRDVLARAVVYFVTSAMLMYSVGIVVASSGRSSIGRAAQGLLKVPAMWGLVAAVLVVWTGVRLPTGVERPIELLSAAAIPTMLLVLGMQLERSAWPARPGLVAAASVLTLAVTPVLGFALAALLGLTGGARQAVIVESAMPSAVITTILALEFDVAPTFVTAVVVVTTAVSPLTVALVIALLQSGY from the coding sequence ATGCAACTCCTGCTGACGATTCTCGCAGACGACATCCTGCCCATCTTTTTGATTGCCGGCGTCGGGTTCGTTCTCGCTAGACGATTCCGCATCGACGTGCGCGTCCTGTCCCGTGTGACGCTCAACGCGCTGGCGCCCTGCCTGGTGTTCAATCTGATCGTCACCAGCCATCTGAGCGCCGGCGAATTCGGGCGGATCGTCGCCTTTACGCTGCTGCTGGTCGCGTCGCTCGGGGTGGTCGCCCGTGTGGCCGCCATCCCGTTCAGGCTTGATCGGCCGGGACTTGCCGCATTCCTCATCGTCGTGATGTTCTCGAACGCCGGCAACTACGGACTGTCCGTCGTGCTGTTCGCGTTCGGCCGCGATGTCCTGGCCCGTGCGGTCGTGTACTTCGTGACGAGCGCGATGTTGATGTACTCGGTGGGCATCGTCGTCGCGTCGAGCGGCCGGAGCAGCATCGGACGCGCCGCGCAAGGCCTCTTGAAGGTGCCGGCCATGTGGGGTCTGGTGGCCGCGGTTCTGGTGGTGTGGACCGGGGTGCGCCTGCCAACCGGCGTGGAACGGCCGATCGAACTCCTGAGTGCCGCCGCCATCCCGACGATGCTGCTGGTGCTGGGGATGCAGCTCGAGCGAAGCGCCTGGCCCGCGCGTCCGGGACTGGTGGCCGCCGCCTCCGTGCTGACCCTGGCGGTGACTCCGGTGCTGGGGTTTGCGCTTGCGGCGCTGCTCGGTCTGACGGGCGGCGCCAGGCAGGCCGTCATCGTGGAGTCCGCGATGCCGAGCGCGGTGATTACCACCATCCTGGCGCTCGAGTTTGACGTGGCGCCGACGTTTGTAACGGCCGTCGTCGTGGTGACCACGGCGGTGAGTCCGTTGACCGTGGCCCTCGTGATTGCGCTGCTGCAGTCCGGCTACTAG
- a CDS encoding TonB-dependent receptor, whose translation MASRALAVLLTVLTASVPAFAQNLPSPAPVASEALTQAAQQAPPPVAKPGMTEAEQQKEKEKKDKEAQTPKFEEQIVVTASKVEQQLVNAPATVSVITAQTLATKSAADYAGLFRAVAGVNVSQTSARDLNITSRGATNTLSTGQLALIDGRSVYLDFFGFVGWDFLPLNFNEVKQIEVVRGPASAVWGANAMSGVVNVITKSPREMKGTTVTMGFGTFDRTTPGQTSDPGAGSSFYTSLSHGGVINQEWSYKLSLGYVGQDAFARPVGTIDNAYKSAYPSYVNTGTSQPKVDARVDYDFPDGQSRLTFGGGYGGTSGIVYTGIGPFDIKKGSGVAYGRVDYSRGGLRVQAFTNILNGDSPAMLTVGLDGKPIQFLFKTYTYDLSASNISTIGTHHVISYGGNVRYSTFDLSVAKGGSSRNEQGAYLQDEIFLSPHFRWLVGARIDRFDVLKKAVISPRTTFMIKPSEQHTFRLSYNQAYRAPSLVNNYLDTAILQQIDLGLLSPTLAGRVFTFPMPAQGNTDLVQTSLQAYEIGYTGTFAQRVQISFAWYYNDTKDDMLFQANQAYSSTNVPPGWPLPTSYLDLMASLGKPLPSHYTYLNKGRLKATGVEMGFDAVLAKGVSAYANYSYQPDPKPSGANYTIADVNLPPRNRANAGLNFVLDRFVGSASVSYQDKAYWKDVLAPLYIGWTKAFTSVNGSFGVKWAGGKLTTTVKANNIFNQNMQQHVFGDIIKRQIVGEARITF comes from the coding sequence ATGGCGTCCCGTGCACTCGCCGTCCTGCTGACAGTACTGACGGCGTCGGTCCCAGCGTTTGCCCAGAATTTGCCCTCGCCGGCACCGGTGGCGTCGGAGGCCTTGACGCAGGCCGCGCAACAGGCGCCGCCTCCGGTTGCCAAGCCCGGCATGACCGAAGCCGAGCAGCAGAAGGAGAAAGAGAAGAAGGACAAGGAAGCCCAGACGCCGAAGTTCGAGGAACAGATCGTCGTCACGGCTTCCAAGGTTGAACAGCAGCTGGTCAACGCGCCGGCGACGGTCAGCGTCATCACCGCCCAGACGCTGGCGACCAAGTCGGCAGCCGATTACGCGGGGCTGTTTCGCGCGGTGGCCGGTGTCAACGTGTCCCAGACGTCGGCGCGCGATCTGAATATCACGAGCCGCGGCGCGACCAACACGCTGTCCACGGGGCAGTTGGCGTTGATTGACGGCCGAAGCGTGTATCTCGATTTCTTCGGGTTCGTCGGCTGGGACTTTCTGCCGTTGAACTTCAACGAAGTCAAGCAGATTGAAGTCGTGCGCGGGCCGGCATCGGCCGTCTGGGGCGCCAACGCGATGAGCGGCGTGGTGAACGTCATCACGAAGTCGCCGCGCGAGATGAAGGGGACGACCGTCACGATGGGGTTCGGGACCTTCGATCGGACGACTCCCGGCCAGACATCCGATCCGGGCGCCGGGAGCTCGTTTTACACGAGCCTCAGCCATGGAGGCGTGATCAACCAGGAGTGGTCCTACAAGCTGTCGCTCGGGTACGTCGGGCAGGACGCGTTCGCGCGGCCAGTCGGCACCATCGACAACGCGTACAAGTCCGCGTACCCGTCGTACGTCAACACTGGCACGAGTCAGCCGAAGGTCGACGCGCGGGTGGACTACGACTTTCCTGATGGCCAGTCTCGCTTGACCTTCGGCGGTGGCTATGGCGGCACGAGCGGGATCGTCTACACGGGCATCGGGCCGTTCGACATCAAGAAGGGATCCGGCGTGGCCTATGGACGCGTGGACTATTCGCGCGGGGGACTCAGAGTGCAGGCGTTTACCAACATCCTGAACGGCGATTCGCCGGCGATGCTCACCGTGGGCCTCGACGGTAAGCCCATCCAGTTCCTCTTCAAGACCTACACCTACGATCTGTCGGCCTCGAATATCTCGACGATCGGGACACACCACGTCATCAGCTACGGCGGAAACGTGCGGTACAGCACGTTTGACCTTTCGGTGGCGAAGGGCGGCTCGTCGCGCAACGAGCAGGGCGCGTATCTGCAGGACGAGATTTTCCTGAGCCCCCATTTCCGCTGGCTGGTCGGGGCCAGGATCGATCGGTTCGACGTGCTGAAGAAGGCGGTCATCTCGCCGCGCACGACGTTCATGATCAAGCCGAGCGAGCAGCATACGTTCCGCCTGTCGTACAACCAGGCGTATCGGGCGCCGTCGCTGGTCAACAACTACCTCGACACGGCGATCTTGCAGCAGATCGACCTGGGGTTACTCAGTCCTACGTTGGCCGGCCGGGTGTTCACGTTCCCGATGCCGGCTCAGGGCAACACGGATCTGGTACAGACCTCGCTCCAGGCGTATGAGATCGGGTACACGGGGACGTTCGCCCAACGCGTGCAGATCAGCTTCGCGTGGTACTACAACGACACGAAGGACGACATGCTCTTCCAGGCGAATCAGGCCTACAGTTCGACGAACGTACCGCCCGGCTGGCCGCTACCCACGTCGTATCTGGACCTGATGGCCTCGCTCGGCAAACCGTTGCCGTCCCACTACACCTATCTCAACAAGGGGCGGCTCAAAGCCACCGGCGTGGAGATGGGCTTCGATGCGGTGCTGGCGAAGGGTGTGAGCGCGTATGCGAACTACTCGTATCAGCCGGATCCCAAGCCCTCCGGCGCCAACTACACCATCGCCGACGTCAACCTGCCACCCCGCAATCGGGCCAACGCGGGCCTCAACTTCGTGCTCGACCGCTTCGTGGGCTCCGCGTCGGTGTCCTATCAGGACAAGGCGTACTGGAAGGACGTGCTGGCCCCGCTGTACATCGGCTGGACCAAGGCGTTCACGAGCGTCAATGGCAGCTTCGGCGTCAAGTGGGCGGGCGGCAAGTTGACCACCACGGTGAAGGCGAACAACATCTTCAACCAGAACATGCAGCAGCACGTATTCGGTGACATCATCAAACGGCAGATCGTTGGCGAGGCGCGGATCACCTTCTAG